In Dasypus novemcinctus isolate mDasNov1 chromosome 8, mDasNov1.1.hap2, whole genome shotgun sequence, the genomic stretch CCACTTTAACACAGAATTTACTCCTGAACTTGAAAGCAGCATTTTCAATTGCCTCTGGACAGCTCCCTTTGGATGTCCTTTAGCTATCTAAACTCAACCAGCCCTAAATCAACCCATCAGTTTTCCCTCCAAAACAAATTTTCTTCTTCGTTTCCTTATTTCTATAAATAGTATTACCATCCTCCCTGCCAACCAGATTTAAAATCTAGGGGTCATTTGTATTCTTCTTCACCCTGAATCCTCTACATGCAGCCAGATTTTCCAAGTCACGCTGATCCTAGTTCCCTCAATCATCCCCAAAGTtccatcctcacttcctgggTCAGCTACTAGAACGGCCTCCTAATTGGGCTCCCCATTTCCTTTTTCAACTCAAGAGCATGGACTTTGAAGTCAGCCTGCCTGGTTTAAATTCCAGCTCTCACTtattagttgtgtgaccttgggggaGTTACTGACCCTCTCTAAGCCTTGTTTTTCACACCCATTAAATGGAGATAATGATACCAGACCTAATGTGGGCTGGTTTTGAGACTAGATGGAGATACTACTTTAAGGTgcctagtacagtgcctggcacatagtaagactCAACAAATGTTAGCAATTATGATCACTTTACTTGTTTCAGAGCCTTCATCTTACCAAAAATATAAACTACTGACTCCTAACTCCTGGCATTTCAAGCCAGGTCTCACTTGGCTCACTATTGTCTTCCCTACTTCTCTACATGGAACTTAAGGTTTAGTCAAACTGGACACCAGCTGGTCCCCAACGGAGGCTGGCGTTGTGCGCCTCGAGCTGGCACTCTTGCCTTTTCCTCCCATCTTATGTCCTTTCTAAACTAAGTCCAATCTCTCACTTTAAATGCTCCCTACTCCtcaaaacttttccttctttgaaacTTCAGAGCTATATATGAGAAACCCATGCCTTATTTTGCCAAGTCACCTGCTTCATAGGCCGACTAGATGCCAATGCCCTTAGTGCCTAGTTCACATTCTGTTGATCTTTCAGTGCCCCCGAAAGCCTCCAAAAGGGTGCCTAGCACAGGGTATATTCACATATATAGTCACAACTATTTGTTGAGGttctactatgtgtcaggcaatGTTAGAGATGCTggtcaataaaaatttattgaatcgAAGAGAATTATACCAGTTTCTTGCTGGTATGTGGCTCCAATAACAAAAAACTAGACATTAAGCTCCATATAATAAGAGTTTATAACCCATCCTAACTTTTATAGAAACATTGCCTCCTCCTGCATCTCAACAATGACTAACTAGCACTGTATCTTTTTAAGATGCAAACAGTCCATCATTTACTTCCAATTATCATAAAAATAAACAGCATGTCAATCTTACAGTCACCTTTCATCCAAGCATGTCAGAATACATTATTGAATATTTACCTCTCTTTTATACagttgaaagaaaaaagccaaTAAAAGGTTATGTCTCCCCAGAACCGTCTCTCTCTCCCTAACCCCTCAAAAAGCTTTACACAGCTACCCCAAACTTCAATTCCAATGCAGTGATGGGCAACAGGAAGCTCCCTTCCCTCAACTTCCCTGTAATTTGAGTGACTCTTTGGTGTCCATAAACTTTACCCTGGatggtcttttttaaaataccaagAAGTGATTCTTTGGTCACACGGATTAACAGTCCTAATCTTAACTCTTTAGTAACTCGGTTTCTCAAGCAGAACTTTAGTTCCCCAATGCTGATCAGGTTGTGGATGAATACGTGGTAGATCCACCTGTAAACCTGTCTACGTCTTGGCTCTCCCTTGTGCACATCATACAAAGACCTCCAATTCCTATTTACAAAAGGGCCACACTTGCCACATCTCACGGCACCCAAGCAAGCTCCTGTTCTTAGCCCCACTTTACAGGTGAAGTGACCGAGGCTCCTAGTAACCCAGTAACTAAAGGGCAGGCGTGAAACCCCGAGGGGGGTCTTCTGACCCCTGCGTTTTCTGCTCTACGTAGCTGCCTTGCGCCAGGACGCCTCTCCCACTTCCCACCTGCCGCCACCGGGCAGCACTTACTTGTGCCTGAAAGCAGAAACAAAGGAGCAGTACTGGCAGCTGTACTTGTCCTCGCGGGTAAACATGGCCAGGGCCAGGTGGCTCCTCTCGTGAGAACGCAGCCCCTGCATGGACATCAGCACCCTGTCACATTGACTGCAATGGTAGCCCCCCGGCCGGGTCTCATCCTCCAACATTCCATCAAGCAAGCAGTGTTCACCATCCACCCGGTCCACCAGGGCACCGCTGGCATCTCTGGCTGCTTCCAGTCCATCCAGGAACAAGTGGGAAGGGTCTTCGGCCTCCTGCTAAgagaaccacacacacacacatgccccaCCAACAAAATAAATATCCTCCATCATTGGCCCGGgctttcctcctctcccttcaTTCTCCCAAACACATCCACACTTCCTGCCAAAGCTTCCTCCCATCCTCTCCAGCTCCACCGAAAGGGAGGGCAAGCTCGACTGCCCTTCTTCACGCAGTGGCGGTGGTTTGAGGGCAACGCGCTCAGACCCAGGTCGAGGTTGCCTGGGAAATGTCGGGATGGGGGAGGGAACTCTTCCCTTTTGAAGACCACTTTGCTTGATTATGCCTAAAAAGGTAAATTCTGACATGATAAATTCTAAACACTCCTAAAAGGGAAACTCAAACTGAGATGCCACCTAAATGGGCAGAAAGATGGGTTAGGGCTACAGCtcggagaaaagaaaggaagggaaaaaagcagGACCAGCTTTGGCATCTAGGAGCCTTGGACCATCACTTGAAAACAAAGCCAAGTGAATGGCTTCTGCCCCGCTGCCCCTCTACTCGCTGCCCCAACCCGCAAGCAGTGACTTCACCCCTTGACCATGGGTTGCTGCTCAATcaattcaaaaatgaagaagcaGTCTGATCTCATGTCACCCATTTTTTCAGGTGGCCCCTTGGATTTCTGATTGTGCAAGCAAAGCTGCTCTGTCTCCCTCACATGGTTCCAGTAAAGAAGCCCAAGACACAGCACAGCGTGTGGATGAAGATGACGCTGCTGCCCCAGGGTGCCACTGCTCTGCAGATAGATAGAAGGCTTCAGTCTTCAAGGAAGAAAAGCAGAAGCTTTTCCCTGACCCTAAATTGGCAACACAGGAAGCAAAAGCAAGAAGAGCAGACGACAGGAATCATTCAGGGATCCAGAGAGAAAGAGTAAAGCCCTGAACTAACTTACGCGCTCAAAAATGATAAGTGCTGAGCACTATCCTGGAAGCTAGGGATGGTAGCTGGGTCAAAAATGGAAATACTGGCTGCTATTAGGATGATGATGTTTACAAGAGGCAGCCTAATAAAGGTCAGGGGAAACGGGGGAGGCACGTGTCAGCAACATGTGGAAGAGGGAATGGAGGAGACAAACCAGGTCCAGGAACTGTCAGGGTCAACTCTGACTTGAGGGCGTTTAGGTTTAGACTGAGAATCTCTTGCACTTCCCAGAGGACATAAAGAGCAATGGAATTAAGTTTCTAGGCTTGTTCAAGCTGAGAAGTAAAAGACAGATTCTCTTGCACTTTCTGTACCCTCAGCTAGATGAGGACAATAAGATGTTAGGCTGTGGGAGGAACGGAGGACGACAGTAACAGCACCCACTTCATTCCTCTCCAGCGCTtggaaaactacaactcaataacaaaaagacaatccaattaaaaaatgagaaagtcttaaatagatatttctccaaaaacagatacacaaatgaccaaaaaacacatgaaaatatgctcgacatcattagccatcacgGAAATGCTAACCAAAACACGGAgacaccatttcatacccattagaatggctactgttaaaaaaaaaaaggacaacaaGTGTTGgacagaatgtggagaaataagaaccttTATGCATGTAAAATGGTTCAtccactgtagaagacagtttggtagttcctgagaaaattaagtaaaattaattaCCATAGGACCTGGCATTCCCACTTCTAGggatataccccaaagaattgaaagcaaggactcagatacttgcacaccaatgttcatagcaacattattcacaattgccaaaagatggaagcaacccaaccgTCCATCGACGGATGAATGgctgaacaaaatgtggtatactcATGCGATGGGATATTATTCgccatgaaaaggaaagaagttctgacacatgaaccttgaagacatcatgttgatgaaataagccagacacagagtaATGTCTccgtatgatctcactgatacgacTTAGGCAGAATACAAATTtgtaaagtcagaaactagaacacaggttacGAGGGGCCAGGTAGGgttgggaaatggggagttaatgtttaactGGTATGGCATTTCTtgattggggtgatggaaaacttTTGATTATGACTGACGGTGATGGAGGCACAACTCTCGGGAAAggaattaacaccactgaattatatatttcaaagtGCATAAAGTGGGAAATTCTAGGCTGTATGTAAGTtgccagaaaagaaaatagaacctTAAAAATGTCAACTATGGGCCACAGTTAATAATATAGTTATATTGTTTCCTCAGTTGTAACGAAgatgccacactaatgcaaaatgttaataatagggaaaactgagttTGGAGGGGTAGGTGGGAACACTGTActtcctgcacaatttttctataaacctactatcactctaaaaaaaatttaaaagtttgggCAACTTGCAATCAGCCAGTGGGTCTAAATGCAGAGTTAGAAAGATAACCTGAAGCCTTCTGCACAGAGAGGGCCGGCCCTTCCGTTTCCACCCAACTATCCTCGTGCAAGGAAACCAGATGGAAATGCAACCTTTTCCCTGAGGAAAGATGAGGAAGGTCCAACCTGTAAGGAAATCAAAACAAGCCAAGGCAATGCAAGCAGAACTCAGGAATGCCCACCTTCCGAGATTCCCTCTCCCCAGCGGCGTGAAACAGTGGGCTAATAAGTAACCGGAATTGCTCACACACAAGAACGCTCACGGAGACCTTCGTTGCTCTCACCTTCACGGCGGCGGACACAGCCGGGACACTGCCGTACTGCACGTGTTTGCGGAGGTGATTGCAGATGGCTCGGAGCGTAGGGTGCACTTCCACGCAGAATTTGCatttgtatcccaccactttcctCTCCTTGATCTTTGGCACCTCTTCTAAGTGACCAAAAGGCTGGTAAAACACAGGGGTAGTAGCCATCAGTACTCATTCCTGCAACTCATggacatttattatcttacagcaGAGTGCGGGTTAAACCAAGGGAGATGCACATGAGTATTTTCACACACAAATTCTCAGAGTCTGCTGCCTGCTACACAAAGTCTCTGGAACCCAAAGTTTCAACTCGTAAAGACGATGTCTGTGTGGAAGCCTCATCTTCACTGCCACCGAGTTATCGGTTTTCAAACCCATTTCGACTATGCAGAAGTGAGGTCGCATAGCCACGCCATTAACGAACTTCttgggaaaaagggggaaaaatctcCTGCTTAAGATGTTAGGTTCAAGTAGCAAACCCTGAAGACCGAGGCATGGCTGCGGAGGGCTAATGATACCCAGAGACCCCCCTCCCACACCCACCCCCACTGCCTTATGCAAGAATGCATGTGTTGCCATACAACCAGCCTTCACATAAGGCCGCTTGGCAGCAAGAAATACGCTGAAACCACCCCAAACCTCCCCTGGGGAGCCCTGGGAGGAGTCCGAGGGCGGGAGAAAGGGGAACGGGACCGTGGAGAGGGGAGAGCACAGAACGGGAGATAATCAAGCTCGAAATGTTTAATTGACTTATTGAGCGCTCTGGCAAGCTAAGTCACTAGGAAGCCTGCAGCAGCTTGGCTGGCAACGAAGAAGTGCATGTGGGCACCAGTGATGAGAGGCCTCCTGGGGGAAGGGAAATCAAAACATATCCTTACCCTCTCTTGTTTGAAATCTGCAAAAGCACCATCTGCATATTTCTGCTTGCTCAAAAGCTGTTTCCTCCTCTCCTGACGTTTGGCACGCTTCTGGAATTCCTCATTGTGAATGTTCAAGTGTGAGGTCAGCTCTGCCGTGCTTTGCAGTTTGCTATCGCAGTGCTTGCACTGGTAGGTGGAGCTCTGCAGGCGGGGGCCGGCGCCCAGGATGACGAAGTCCCTCTTGAGGTCCCGGCTGTGGTGGTCCGTGTAATGCATGCACAGAAGCTCGGCCGTGCTGAAGGAGAGCCGGAAGCACTTGATGCAGCGGAACGGCAGCCACTCCATCTCCTGCGCCTCGCCGTCCAGCTCAGCTTTCTCAAAGCTgcccctctcctcctcttccacCAGCGCCGGCCTCTCGTGCTCGTCAGCGTACACAGCGGTGAAGTAGCCCCCCAACTTGCTGGCGTGCTGCTTCTTGGGGAACACCCCCGGGTGGCGCTTCATGTAGTGGGACACGATGCCCTTCTTGCTGAAGGACTGGAAGGAGCACAGGGAGCACTTCTTCTTCTCCACGGCCCGCCGGAGCTCCTCGCTGAGCTGGGGGGAGTCGTCCTTGGGCGGGGACGGGATGATCACCTTGTTGGGCTTGTCGCTGATGGTCCTGGAGGCGGCCAGGCAGTGCGTGTAGTAGGCGTCGATGTCGTGGCGCTTCTGGTAGTGGGCCGCCAGCCCCTTGCGGATGGGGTTGGTGTAGGCGCACAGGGCACACTTGAAGAGGTTGTTCTTGCCCTCCGGCTGGGCGCGGACGTTGTTGTGCTTGATGCGGTAGTGCCTGGCAATCCCCTTCCTCGTGGAGCAGAAGTACTTGCAGAGCTGGCAGCGGAACACAGTGTGGGAGACCAGGTGCGAGGCGGAGAAGTGAGACGTGGACACAGGCTCCTCTCCCACGTCCTCCTCGGTCACCGAGACCTGGGAGGGGCTCACTTCAGTGGTCAGCTCGGGATCGAGGGAGACCGGCAGCTTCGGGGGCGACTGGGAAAAGACATCAAATTCCGGCTGATTGTGATACTTCTCGTAGTGGATTTTGAGTTTCTCCAGTGTGCCGTGCGTGTACGGACACAGCTTGCACCGGTAGGCTCCGTACCCTTGCTTGAAAATCCTGCTCGTCTCCTCCACGTCGTTCTGGGACATGTCGGCAGACTGCTCCACGTCGTGCACAAAGTCCTCGGCGGTCACCTTGACGGACGGGTGTCGCTTCTGGTAGTGGGTCAGGACGCCGTGGATGCGGGTGTTGATGTACGGGCAGTGCCGGCACTTGTAAACGGCCCCCGGGTTGATGTCGATGTCCTGGGCGAAGTCGGCGGCCTTCACTTTCATGCCGGGGTGCTTCTTCCCATAGTGTGTGAGCAGGCCGTGCAGGTTGTTGTACTCGGACTGGCACACGGTGCACTGGTACGGGGTGGAGGAGATGGCGGGGTTGGCCGAAGTCAGCTGGATGGTCTTCTCCGGGGACAGCCGGCCGTCGTCTGGGCACTCGGTCTCCTGCTCCGTGAGCGGGGCAGGCAGCTGGTTTTCACAATTCAGGGGGCCCAGCAACTCTTCGGACGGGAGGATGGGCTTCTCAATGCCATCTTTCTCCTTGATGATGTCCAGCAGCACTGACTCGTCGCCGTTCATGGCCCAGGGATGGAATGCTTGGTAGTGATTGGTGATGTCCCAGATGGAAGAGGCTTCGAAGACACAGTCCCTGCACCGGTAGGTTTTGGCTTCAGCTGGCATcgcgagggagggaggggaggggtccGGCCCAGCCCAGAGTTTGGTGGCCATGTAGGTATAGTCAACGTAATGCTCGGGATGCCGCCTCTGGTAGTGGAGCAGCAAACCGTTGGGCTCCGTATGCGAGTAGATGCACCACTCGCAGTGGTAGCCCGCTTCTATCGAACCGTCCAGAAACGCCCACCGCATGATGGACGTGACTGTGGCCTTCAGGGCAGGGTGGTCTTTCTTGATGTGCTTCCTCAGTGCATAAAAGTAGGGGGAGGTATAGGAGCACTGCCTGCACTTCAGTGCGCGGAGCTTCGCCTTGTCCCGCTCCACGGCGGACGGGGGGGACGAGCACGCAGCTCGCGGCCTTCTTCTGGTTGCGATCGCAGAGGCTCCGGATGGTGGCTGTGTGCTGCCGGATCACATCCGCGTTGGCCTTGAAGTCCCGGTGCTTCTTCTGATAATGGATGAGGACGCCTTTGACCGTCCGGTTCCCGTAATCACAGTGCTGGCAGAAGAACATCTCGTTCTCCACAGGAGGCGCATCTCTCTCAGAGCTGCTTCGGTTCAGCTGTTGCATGGGGGCGGGTGGCCGCGGGGAGCCTTGGGGCCCCTCGGCCCCTCTCATGATGGCGGCCGTGGGAGGAGCCTGTCTGATATATTTGGCAGTAACCTTTATCTCTGGGTGTCTTTTCTGGTAGTGGACAAGTACCCCCACAACTGACCGATTGCTGTAGGAACAGTGTTTGCAGTAGTAAAGCTCAGTACTGAGGTCTGGTGGCGGGGgttgtggggggggtggggaacccATGTTGGATATTTTGGGAGACATTGGAGCACCCACCTCAAATGATAACTGAGAAAGGGCAGAGCCCCTGTCCACAGACACCATTCTCATGGTTTTCTGGATCCTAAAGTAGGAAGCCTTTTCTTCGGGGTGTTTCTTCTGATAATGGACCAAGACAGAATGCATGTTGGGGCTCGCGAACGAGCAAACGTCACAGTCGTACACGACAACGGTGCTGACCGAAGGGTCTTTCTGATTTTCACATTCTGGAGAAAACGTCTTCGAAGGAGTGCTTTTATTAAAGGCGGCTGGCATCCCACCGCCACGAGCCACGGGAGTGGATGTCGCCATGCTCTTGGGCGCGGAGTTCAGGATCTCCCGCAGGGTCTGGGATTCGGTGTTCAGCCCTTCCTGCTGCTCCACGACGTAGCTGGAAAATATCATGGCGTTGTTAATCTTCACCGTGGGGTGCATTCTTTGGTAATGCGGCATCAGGCTTCTCACGTTTGGGCTCGTGTACGAACAAAACCGACACCGGTAGATCAGGTCCGAGTGGTCAAAGTTGAGGACGTTCATGGCTTCGGGGTGGTGCTCGCCGTAATGCTGCTGGAGGTCTTCGAAGTTGGTGTAGTCGATGTAGCACTCCAGGCACCTGTACACTGCGCTGTGGTCGTTGGGGTCCAAGATGTACCTGAAGCTGAATTTGATGTACGGGTGCATTCGCTGGTAGTGGGTGCTGACGCTCCGGGCGGATTTGTTGTTAAAGTCACAGTGCTTGCAATAGTAAAGCCTTCCAGAGTCGCTAAAGTCTGCGCCGTCGTTGTTGTGCTCGGTTCCGTAGAGAGGAGGCTGGGTGTTCAGCAGAGCCGTATTGGAAACCTGGTGATCTTTCATATTTGTGGATGAGCCGTAATAGTCCTCCTCGTCCTCAGACAGCGTGAGCTCGATCTCAGCCCCGTTGGTGGCGTTATAATCGTGGGCGACGTTTCGGAAGCTGGGCTCCTTCTGGGGCTCGCCGGCGTCTCTCGCCCAGATCTGTTGGGCGGCGAAGGACGTGGGCACCTCCATGATGGGTTCCGGGGGCTCTTCTTCCCGGTCCAATTCGACCTCTATCTCCACTTCgttgtcttcctcttcctcctcgtcGTCCTCGACGTTGATCACCGCATCTTCCTGCTGTTTGGTTTGGTTGATTTTGCTCTGCAGGTTGCTTGCTATCTCGTCAATTCTGGTTCTCTTCTTCACGGGTGACAAATCGAGAGGAAAGTCGTTAGCGAGCTTCCTAGAGGCCTTGGCTACAAAATTGTTCTTGGAGGACAAGCCAAGAATTGAGGTCTGACTTTTCTTCACAGTGTTGCTGGAAGAGGGGTGGCTGTCGGTCTCGCTTTCCAACGGCAGGCTTGAGGGCTGTCCCTCGAATTTTGGCAAGTTGTCGCAAAACGAGTGTTTGTGCTGCTGATGGACCCTTAGCCCTTTCAGAGTCGTGGTGGAGTAATTACACATGGTGCATTTGTAAGGGTGCAGGGGCGGAGCTTGCGTGGGTGgcggtggctgctgggtgggtGGCGGCGGGGGCTGCGGCTGGGGTGGCACCTGATGGGGTGGCTGTAGCTGTGGCGGCGGTGGCTGTGGCTGCAGCTGGGGTGGCGGGGGTGGCGGTGGTTGCGGCGGCTGCTGCTGCGGCAAGGCCTCCAACAAGACCCCCGACTTCCTGCCATTGATGCTCAAGCTGTCGAAAGACACTACGCCTTCATTCAGCGAGGAAGGAATGCTTTCACTCTGGGAATTCACAGCATCCCAATCTGATGTTGTACCCGTGTGACACTGTTTGTGAGCCCCAAGTTTTAAAGAGCTCTTGCAAGTAAATGGACATTCGTCACATTTGTAGACCGCTGTCTTTCCAGATAAGTGGATGTTTTCAATGTGACGGGAGATGCTACGTCGATGCATGGTGAGGAAAGGGCAAAAGGGGCACTGGAACCTGTTCATGAATCTTCTAAACGGTATCCCCTTGGTCTCCAGTAACTTGTTGCCATCTGAGCCCATCAGCTGCTCTGCCGACATGCCTGACGTCTGGTGATCCAGAGAATTTAAACCGTTCTCACTGTCGATTTCATTTAACTCTTCATCCGAACTAGAATCGTTTAGCATGCTGTTCGTTTCCAGGTCAGCGGAAGAATTCGTCATGTCAGCCATTCCATAACGGGATCTCTCTGCCAAGTTCACGAGGCCAGAATTGTGAGGTGACTTCGGCTTCATCTGAGGGTAAGACATGGGAGAAAACTTGGAAGCTGACGAAGAATTGGGTCTCATGATGGAGTTGCCGATGGAGC encodes the following:
- the ZNF462 gene encoding LOW QUALITY PROTEIN: zinc finger protein 462 (The sequence of the model RefSeq protein was modified relative to this genomic sequence to represent the inferred CDS: deleted 1 base in 1 codon), which translates into the protein MEVLQCDGCDFRAPSYEDLKAHIQDVHTAFLQPTDVAEDNVNEPRSGSMNAGNQTEVEFSSIKDEFVIAEDLSGQNATALGTGSYYGHSPGYYGQHIAPNPKPTNKFFQCKFCVRYFRSKNLLIEHTRKVHGAQVEGGSAGPPVPGSLNYNIMMHEGFGKVFSCQFCTYKSPRRARIIKHQKMYHKNNLKETAALPPTPAPMPDPVVPPMSLQDPCKELPAEVVERSILESMVKPLTKSRGNFCCEWCSYQTPRRERWCDHMMKKHRSMVKILSSLRQQQEGTNLPEAQPKSAPSPTPNSTYLSMNAASREVPNANVSNFRGSIGNSIMRPNSSSASKFSPMSYPQMKPKSPHNSGLVNLAERSRYGMADMTNSSADLETNSMLNDSSSDEELNEIDSENGLNSLDHQTSGMSAEQLMGSDGNKLLETKGIPFRRFMNRFQCPFCPFLTMHRRSISRHIENIHLSGKTAVYKCDECPFTCKSSLKLGAHKQCHTGTTSDWDAVNSQSESIPSSLNEGVVSFDSLSINGRKSGVLLEALPQQQPPQPPPPPPPQLQPQPPPPQLQPPHQVPPQPQPPPPPTQQPPPPTQAPPLHPYKCTMCNYSTTTLKGLRVHQQHKHSFCDNLPKFEGQPSSLPLESETDSHPSSSNTVKKSQTSILGLSSKNNFVAKASRKLANDFPLDLSPVKKRTRIDEIASNLQSKINQTKQQEDAVINVEDDEEEEEDNEVEIEVELDREEEPPEPIMEVPTSFAAQQIWARDAGEPQKEPSFRNVAHDYNATNGAEIELTLSEDEEDYYGSSTNMKDHQVSNTALLNTQPPLYGTEHNNDGADFSDSGRLYYCKHCDFNNKSARSVSTHYQRMHPYIKFSFRYILDPNDHSAVYRCLECYIDYTNFEDLQQHYGEHHPEAMNVLNFDHSDLIYRCRFCSYTSPNVRSLMPHYQRMHPTVKINNAMIFSSYVVEQQEGLNTESQTLREILNSAPKSMATSTPVARGGGMPAAFNKSTPSKTFSPECENQKDPSVSTVVVYDCDVCSFASPNMHSVLVHYQKKHPEEKASYFRIQKTMRMVSVDRGSALSQLSFEVGAPMSPKISNMGSPPPPQPPPPDLSTELYYCKHCSYSNRSVVGVLVHYQKRHPEIKVTAKYIRQAPPTAAIMRGAEGPQGSPRPPAPMQQLNRSSSERDAPPVENEMFFCQHCDYGNRTVKGVLIHYQKKHRDFKANADVIRQHTATIRSLCDRNQKKAASCVLVPPSAVERDKAKLRALKCRQCSYTSPYFYALRKHIKKDHPALKATVTSIMRWAFLDGSIEAGYHCEWCIYSHTEPNGLLLHYQRRHPEHYVDYTYMATKLWAGPDPSPPSLAMPAEAKTYRCRDCVFEASSIWDITNHYQAFHPWAMNGDESVLLDIIKEKDGIEKPILPSEELLGPLNCENQLPAPLTEQETECPDDGRLSPEKTIQLTSANPAISSTPYQCTVCQSEYNNLHGLLTHYGKKHPGMKVKAADFAQDIDINPGAVYKCRHCPYINTRIHGVLTHYQKRHPSVKVTAEDFVHDVEQSADMSQNDVEETSRIFKQGYGAYRCKLCPYTHGTLEKLKIHYEKYHNQPEFDVFSQSPPKLPVSLDPELTTEVSPSQVSVTEEDVGEEPVSTSHFSASHLVSHTVFRCQLCKYFCSTRKGIARHYRIKHNNVRAQPEGKNNLFKCALCAYTNPIRKGLAAHYQKRHDIDAYYTHCLAASRTISDKPNKVIIPSPPKDDSPQLSEELRRAVEKKKCSLCSFQSFSKKGIVSHYMKRHPGVFPKKQHASKLGGYFTAVYADEHERPALVEEEERGSFEKAELDGEAQEMEWLPFRCIKCFRLSFSTAELLCMHYTDHHSRDLKRDFVILGAGPRLQSSTYQCKHCDSKLQSTAELTSHLNIHNEEFQKRAKRQERRKQLLSKQKYADGAFADFKQERPFGHLEEVPKIKERKVVGYKCKFCVEVHPTLRAICNHLRKHVQYGSVPAVSAAVKGLRSHERSHLALAMFTREDKYSCQYCSFVSAFRHNLDRHMQTHHGHHKPFRCKLCSFKSSYNSRLKTHILKAHAGEHAYKCSWCSFSTMTISQLKEHSLKVHGKALTLPRPRIVSLLSSHVHHSSQKATPAEEVEDSNDSSYSEPPDVQQQLNHYQSAALARNNSRISPVPLSGATTGTEQKTEAVLHCEFCEFSSGYIQSIRRHYRDKHGGKKLFKCKDCSFYTGFKSAFTMHVEAGHSAVPEEGPKDLRCPLCLYHTKYKRNMIDHIVLHREERVVPIEVCRSKLSKYLQGVVFRCDKCTFTCSSDESLQQHIEKHNELKPYKCQLCYYETKHTEELDSHLRDEHKVSRNFELVGRVNLDQLEQMKEKMESSSSDEEDKEEDLNSKAEDRDLLRFSDRAAVNTEKRFPCEFCGRAFSQGSEWERHVLRHGMALNDTKQVSREEIHPKESLEDSVKMPSIEEKEGDEAIGIDFSLKNETVAICVVAADKSLLENAEAKNE